The Nitrospirota bacterium genome has a segment encoding these proteins:
- a CDS encoding ATP-binding protein codes for MTKDALPPGVPAIDRLPDLSMWLDKKSHFLFGPRQTGKTFLIRRALPKARIYDLLDSSVYLALSQRPSRLGEEIAGDDRLVVIDEIQRLPVLLNEVHRLIEERRIRFLLTGSSARKLRRGGVNLLGGRARVRYLHPLTYRELGSHFDLGRAVSRGLLPSVYFSDDPAADLEAYTGAYLQQEILAEGATRNVPAFSRFLRVAALCNATVINFTNVANDAQVPRTTVYEYFEILKDTLILHDVPAWKSSRKRKPLVSSKYYFFDVGVASSLQGRLPRPRTPEFGAAFESWLAHELLAYRDYMSGEAVRHWRSASGFEVDFILGDHTAIEAKAKENVSPGDLRSLRAIADEKTMKRLICVTLEPRRRRIDGITLLPYREFLIGLWNGEFTS; via the coding sequence ATGACGAAGGATGCCTTGCCCCCCGGAGTCCCCGCCATCGACCGCCTTCCGGACCTCTCGATGTGGCTCGACAAGAAATCGCATTTCCTCTTCGGCCCCCGGCAAACAGGCAAGACGTTCCTCATCCGAAGGGCTCTGCCGAAGGCAAGGATATACGATCTCTTGGACAGCTCCGTCTACCTGGCGTTGAGTCAACGCCCCTCCAGACTCGGCGAAGAAATCGCCGGGGACGACCGGCTCGTGGTGATCGACGAAATTCAGCGTCTTCCCGTTCTCCTCAACGAAGTTCATCGGTTGATCGAGGAGCGGCGGATTCGTTTCCTCCTGACGGGGTCCAGCGCGCGGAAACTGCGTCGAGGCGGAGTCAACCTCCTGGGAGGCCGGGCGCGCGTGCGGTACCTCCACCCCCTGACCTACCGCGAACTGGGATCGCATTTCGATCTGGGGCGGGCCGTATCGAGGGGGCTGCTGCCGTCGGTCTATTTCTCGGACGACCCGGCGGCGGATCTGGAGGCGTACACGGGCGCCTACCTCCAGCAGGAGATTCTCGCGGAAGGCGCCACGCGGAACGTGCCCGCCTTCAGCCGATTCCTGCGCGTTGCGGCCCTCTGCAACGCCACGGTGATCAACTTCACCAACGTAGCCAACGATGCCCAGGTGCCGCGCACCACCGTGTATGAATACTTCGAGATCCTGAAGGATACGTTGATCCTTCATGACGTACCGGCTTGGAAATCCTCGCGGAAGCGCAAGCCCCTCGTTTCCTCAAAGTACTATTTCTTTGATGTCGGAGTGGCGTCCTCGCTCCAAGGCCGTTTGCCGAGGCCGCGAACGCCCGAATTCGGCGCGGCGTTTGAGAGTTGGCTTGCCCACGAACTGCTGGCTTATCGGGACTACATGTCCGGAGAAGCGGTACGCCATTGGCGATCGGCCTCGGGCTTTGAAGTGGACTTTATTTTGGGAGACCATACGGCCATCGAAGCCAAGGCCAAAGAGAACGTTTCCCCCGGCGATCTGCGGTCCCTTCGCGCGATCGCCGATGAGAAAACGATGAAACGCCTCATCTGTGTGACTCTGGAGCCTCGGCGTCGAAGGATCGACGGCATTACCCTCCTGCCCTATCGCGAGTTTCTGATCGGACTATGGAACGGTGAATTCACCTCATAG
- a CDS encoding class I SAM-dependent methyltransferase yields MNSPHSSWRGTQAADETGGMGVVARTYGFWGRHPAIYRLLSAPTFLFRERLLRGLAVQGLGLRPGNVALEVACGTGLNLARLREAVGEAGRVVGFDYSAEMLSAAKSLARTEGWRNVEFFQGDAAELSIPGGMFDGVLCILGLSAIPRRRAALDRIHALLRPGGRLSACDAQAFQGAWRFLNPVIRPLYRKTTAWDPDADIPSEIRSIFGNLEIGYFNGGSYFVAVAEKR; encoded by the coding sequence GTGAATTCACCTCATAGCAGTTGGCGAGGAACGCAGGCTGCGGATGAAACCGGCGGCATGGGAGTCGTCGCGCGCACGTACGGGTTCTGGGGACGCCATCCGGCTATCTACCGATTGCTTTCCGCCCCCACGTTTCTTTTTCGCGAACGACTGCTCCGGGGTCTCGCCGTGCAAGGGTTGGGGCTACGTCCTGGGAACGTGGCGCTTGAGGTTGCCTGCGGGACGGGGCTCAATTTGGCGCGGCTCAGGGAAGCGGTCGGCGAGGCCGGCCGGGTGGTGGGCTTCGATTATTCCGCCGAGATGCTGTCCGCGGCGAAATCCCTCGCTCGGACGGAAGGATGGCGGAACGTCGAGTTTTTCCAGGGAGACGCGGCCGAGCTTTCGATCCCCGGCGGGATGTTCGACGGCGTCCTTTGCATCCTCGGACTGAGCGCCATTCCGAGACGGCGAGCGGCCCTTGACCGCATCCACGCGCTCCTTCGCCCCGGGGGCCGCCTCTCGGCCTGCGACGCACAAGCCTTCCAGGGGGCGTGGAGATTCTTGAACCCCGTCATCCGTCCCCTCTACAGGAAGACGACGGCGTGGGATCCGGACGCGGACATTCCTTCAGAGATCCGTTCCATTTTCGGGAACCTGGAAATCGGGTACTTCAACGGCGGATCGTACTTTGTGGCCGTAGCGGAGAAGCGGTGA